A genomic segment from Leptospira perdikensis encodes:
- a CDS encoding VOC family protein has translation MHPRINLITLGVSDLKRSIEFYEKGLGWKRSEESNDSVAFFQIGALVFGLFGEEALAEDIGIPFQKRQKFSGITLAQNQISEAEVDAVIEKVRALGAEILKEPTKVFWGGYSAYFKDFDGHIFEVAYNPFFPLNENGEIVLSK, from the coding sequence ATGCATCCACGAATCAATTTAATCACCCTAGGTGTTTCCGATTTAAAACGGTCAATTGAATTTTATGAAAAGGGACTCGGTTGGAAACGTTCAGAAGAAAGTAATGATAGTGTTGCTTTTTTTCAAATTGGGGCTCTCGTTTTTGGTTTGTTTGGTGAAGAAGCTTTAGCTGAAGATATAGGTATTCCTTTCCAAAAACGCCAAAAGTTTTCCGGAATTACACTCGCTCAAAACCAAATAAGTGAAGCTGAAGTTGACGCGGTAATTGAGAAAGTGCGCGCGTTAGGTGCAGAAATACTCAAAGAACCTACAAAAGTTTTTTGGGGTGGATACAGTGCTTATTTTAAGGATTTCGATGGCCATATTTTTGAAGTGGCATACAATCCATTTTTCCCTTTGAATGAGAATGGAGAAATTGTTCTAAGTAAATAG
- a CDS encoding LIC_11090 family protein, producing MALFLCTQFLFLGSGLLGYCLESNSKICHCNHGSKKEKHGNAEDKLFSEGKTESLSSAHVDNHQTTKELALKPNCHEAKDGEVHLCSCKKKKKDALSLRSHHQTMDRPNLAFGFTVPSVIFYTINESSSTLEDGRIPTLLRPPRI from the coding sequence TTGGCCTTATTTCTTTGTACCCAATTCCTTTTTTTAGGGAGTGGGTTACTTGGGTATTGCCTGGAGTCTAATTCCAAAATCTGCCATTGTAACCATGGATCCAAAAAGGAAAAACATGGAAACGCAGAAGACAAACTCTTTTCGGAAGGGAAAACTGAATCTTTATCTTCGGCTCATGTGGATAACCACCAAACCACAAAGGAATTGGCACTCAAACCGAATTGCCACGAAGCAAAAGATGGCGAAGTCCATCTATGTTCTTGCAAAAAGAAAAAAAAAGATGCACTTTCTTTACGTTCACACCACCAAACTATGGATAGACCAAATTTAGCTTTTGGTTTTACCGTTCCTTCTGTGATTTTTTATACTATTAATGAGTCTTCATCCACTCTTGAGGATGGAAGAATTCCCACTTTACTCAGACCACCACGTATCTAG
- a CDS encoding zinc-dependent alcohol dehydrogenase family protein has protein sequence MKQAQIQSFGLDHLEIVNIPEPASPGPLEVLVRMRAASLNYRDSLVVEGKYNPKFPLPLIPCSDGAGEVAGVGSQVTEWKLGDRVLLTFAPKWIAKEATHAEMRHTIGGPLPGTLREFALVPETGIVRIPSHLSYEEAATLPCAALTAWSGLFQFSQLKPGEFVVVQGTGGVSIFALQFAKLVGAKVILTSSSGEKLERGKELGADYLINYKETPDWGKEVRRITEKVGADHIIEVGGAGTLEQSIAACRPFGVIHLIGILAGKSGELNLLPAVMNNLKIQGLVVGGRKAFIEMNQAIEVSGLRPIVDKVFTLEESAEAIRYLRSGSHFGKIVIRI, from the coding sequence ATGAAACAAGCACAAATCCAAAGTTTTGGTTTGGATCATTTAGAAATTGTAAACATTCCTGAGCCAGCGAGTCCAGGTCCACTGGAAGTCCTTGTTCGAATGCGTGCGGCTTCTTTGAATTACCGCGATTCTTTGGTTGTGGAAGGAAAATACAATCCCAAGTTCCCTCTCCCCTTAATTCCTTGCAGTGATGGCGCTGGGGAAGTGGCGGGTGTCGGCTCTCAAGTGACAGAATGGAAATTGGGAGATCGAGTCCTTCTCACTTTTGCGCCTAAATGGATAGCAAAAGAGGCAACACATGCAGAAATGCGCCATACGATCGGGGGGCCACTACCTGGCACCTTACGAGAGTTTGCTTTAGTTCCAGAGACTGGTATTGTTAGAATTCCTTCACATTTATCTTATGAAGAAGCAGCAACTTTGCCTTGTGCTGCTCTTACTGCCTGGTCTGGTTTATTTCAGTTCAGTCAATTAAAACCAGGTGAATTTGTCGTCGTACAAGGAACTGGCGGTGTTTCTATCTTTGCATTGCAGTTTGCGAAATTGGTCGGCGCCAAAGTCATTCTTACTTCTTCCAGTGGAGAAAAGTTAGAACGGGGAAAAGAGTTAGGTGCTGATTACCTAATCAATTACAAAGAAACTCCCGATTGGGGAAAAGAAGTTCGTCGGATCACAGAAAAAGTAGGCGCCGATCATATAATTGAAGTGGGAGGAGCTGGAACCTTAGAACAGTCTATTGCCGCCTGTCGTCCGTTTGGTGTCATCCATTTGATTGGGATTCTTGCCGGTAAATCAGGTGAGCTCAATTTGCTTCCAGCAGTTATGAACAATTTAAAAATTCAAGGTTTAGTTGTCGGTGGCAGAAAAGCATTTATAGAAATGAACCAGGCCATCGAAGTTTCTGGATTACGGCCTATTGTTGATAAAGTTTTTACATTAGAAGAATCGGCTGAAGCGATTCGCTATTTAAGATCAGGATCTCATTTTGGAAAAATTGTGATACGGATTTAA
- the ccrA gene encoding crotonyl-CoA carboxylase/reductase, translating into MSNVEIVPVGELPPIGVVPKKMHAQVIRPERYGEPKTSFQSEVIDVPEIGPNEVLVATMAAGVNYNNVWAALGYPVDVIAARNKKGEPEKFHIGGSDASGIVYKVGAEVKNVKVGDEVVVHCAMWDPKDPWVLAGKDPMYAPSQIIWGYESNWGSFAQFCKVQDHQCLPRPQHLTWEASAAYMLVAATAYRMLHHWKPNDVKPGDVALIWGGAGGLGAMAIQIVKAAGGIPIAVVSSDDKIDFCKNLGAAGVINRNKFKHWGGLTSDINKPEAFVEWTKQAREFGKAIWDIAGKGKNPQIVFEHPGETTLPTSVFVCETGGMVVICAGTTGFNATADLRYLWMRQKRLQGSHFANDDNCRDLNQLVIDKKVDPVLAETYSFEQTGECHQLMRENKHPSGNMSILVGAKTTGLGKK; encoded by the coding sequence ATGAGCAACGTAGAAATCGTACCAGTAGGGGAACTCCCTCCTATTGGAGTTGTGCCCAAAAAAATGCACGCGCAGGTCATTCGCCCGGAACGTTACGGCGAGCCGAAAACTTCTTTCCAATCAGAAGTCATTGATGTTCCGGAGATCGGTCCGAACGAAGTTCTCGTAGCCACTATGGCTGCTGGAGTTAACTATAACAACGTTTGGGCAGCCCTTGGATATCCAGTTGATGTGATCGCAGCTCGTAACAAAAAAGGCGAACCAGAAAAATTTCACATTGGTGGATCTGATGCATCAGGAATTGTCTATAAGGTTGGAGCCGAAGTTAAAAATGTAAAAGTGGGTGACGAAGTTGTTGTCCATTGTGCTATGTGGGATCCAAAAGATCCATGGGTTCTTGCTGGAAAAGATCCAATGTATGCACCTTCTCAAATCATTTGGGGATATGAATCCAATTGGGGTTCCTTTGCACAGTTCTGCAAAGTACAAGACCATCAGTGTCTTCCTCGCCCACAACACCTAACATGGGAAGCTTCTGCAGCTTATATGTTAGTTGCTGCAACCGCCTATAGAATGTTACACCACTGGAAACCAAACGATGTAAAACCTGGTGATGTAGCTTTGATTTGGGGTGGAGCCGGTGGACTTGGTGCTATGGCGATCCAAATTGTAAAGGCAGCTGGTGGAATTCCAATCGCTGTTGTTTCTTCCGATGACAAAATTGATTTTTGTAAAAATTTAGGTGCAGCTGGTGTGATCAACCGTAACAAGTTCAAACACTGGGGTGGGCTCACTTCTGATATCAACAAACCAGAAGCTTTTGTTGAATGGACCAAACAAGCACGTGAATTTGGAAAAGCGATTTGGGACATTGCTGGTAAAGGCAAAAACCCACAAATCGTATTCGAACATCCAGGTGAAACTACACTTCCAACTTCCGTATTTGTTTGCGAAACAGGTGGTATGGTAGTGATTTGTGCAGGAACTACTGGTTTTAATGCAACAGCTGACCTTCGTTATCTGTGGATGAGACAAAAACGTCTGCAAGGTTCTCACTTCGCAAACGACGACAACTGTCGTGATCTCAACCAATTGGTGATTGATAAAAAAGTAGATCCAGTTTTGGCTGAAACTTATAGTTTCGAACAAACTGGTGAGTGTCACCAGTTGATGCGCGAAAACAAACACCCATCAGGAAACATGTCAATCCTCGTTGGTGCGAAAACTACAGGTCTTGGAAAGAAGTAA
- a CDS encoding MbnP family copper-binding protein, producing the protein MKLYTFMTFVAFSILTVFGCEMLGEKKEDNSNLLAGLVVVNAMSSVEIPFEMVAAGKVGVKCGTEVSSVAGVSVSGSDGLYIKDARFYVHDVKYVLNDGTTVDATLVPDGKWQTSSVVLLDFEDGTSDCAAEGTSETNKIIRTSRPSGNVIGLEFKIGVPYSLNHMTETTNSAPFNITKMQWSWLSGFIFMKFDWKTTDSGSTVASAFHLGSASCTGTAPSVTCTLPNRPTIRVTSTQGSSWVPSANPVYFDVQKLLDTTNTKSAAIGMCMPGNANAECAKVITRTGLVSASGVSSGTHSAFYLKP; encoded by the coding sequence ATGAAATTATATACATTTATGACTTTTGTCGCATTTTCAATTCTCACAGTATTTGGTTGTGAGATGTTGGGTGAAAAAAAGGAAGATAATTCCAATTTACTCGCTGGTTTGGTCGTTGTGAATGCAATGAGTAGCGTAGAAATACCATTTGAAATGGTCGCAGCTGGCAAAGTCGGCGTAAAGTGCGGAACGGAAGTTAGTTCTGTCGCTGGCGTGAGTGTTTCTGGCAGTGACGGTCTTTATATTAAAGATGCAAGATTCTATGTACATGACGTTAAATATGTGTTAAACGACGGTACGACAGTAGATGCAACTTTAGTTCCAGATGGAAAGTGGCAAACTTCTTCAGTGGTTTTACTTGACTTTGAAGACGGAACAAGTGACTGTGCGGCAGAAGGAACTTCGGAAACAAATAAAATCATTCGTACTTCGAGACCTTCTGGAAATGTGATAGGACTCGAGTTTAAAATAGGAGTTCCTTATAGTTTAAATCATATGACAGAGACGACGAATTCCGCACCTTTTAATATAACTAAAATGCAGTGGAGTTGGCTCAGTGGATTTATATTTATGAAATTTGATTGGAAAACGACCGACTCTGGTTCAACTGTGGCTTCTGCATTTCATTTGGGCAGTGCAAGTTGTACGGGAACTGCTCCCTCGGTTACCTGTACACTTCCTAATCGACCAACGATTCGAGTTACTTCCACTCAAGGGTCTAGCTGGGTTCCGTCCGCCAACCCAGTCTACTTTGATGTTCAAAAATTGTTAGATACAACCAACACCAAATCGGCAGCGATTGGAATGTGTATGCCAGGAAATGCAAACGCAGAGTGTGCTAAGGTCATCACTCGCACAGGTCTCGTTTCTGCGTCGGGTGTGAGTTCTGGAACCCATTCTGCGTTTTATTTAAAACCTTAA
- a CDS encoding MbnH family di-heme enzyme, producing MNRIYLYLFIVLQFQCAFLLNGLNPNKEDNTKNLLLLLFAVPSGYNWNLPPGFPTPVVPSVNPMSEAKVELGRFLFYDRSLSRDQSMSCSSCHIQEFAFADAKEFPSGITGEIHPRNSQHLSNVAYHPRLTWNNPLMTNLEIQSRVPMFGATPVELGLQNNDFVNRLNANSIYAPMFQRAFGDSSANEQNVRFALASFQRTMISGNSKFDQYNFRNNRSALNASEIRGMNLFNGERAECFHCHGGFNFTDTTFHGNSGSQEFFYHSNGIHTDAYYASLPNDKKGLFDVTGDSADIGKFRAPSLRNIGLTYPYMHDGTFMCDDVNNPNKAAGTGKTKQDCARDALTKVIQHYESGGVSHTAKNTTLIRPFTLSATERDDMVNFLLALTDNEFLTNPKFASPF from the coding sequence ATGAATCGAATTTATTTATACTTATTTATAGTTTTACAATTCCAATGTGCGTTTCTTTTGAATGGACTCAATCCAAACAAAGAAGATAACACTAAGAATTTATTGTTATTATTGTTTGCTGTTCCTTCTGGGTACAACTGGAACCTACCTCCAGGGTTTCCGACTCCGGTGGTTCCTAGTGTTAATCCAATGAGTGAAGCGAAAGTCGAACTCGGCAGGTTTTTATTTTATGACCGTTCTCTTTCGCGAGATCAGTCGATGTCTTGTTCCAGTTGTCATATTCAGGAATTTGCATTTGCCGATGCGAAGGAATTTCCTTCTGGAATTACTGGTGAAATCCACCCAAGAAATTCGCAACATCTTTCGAATGTAGCTTACCATCCGCGTCTCACATGGAATAATCCCTTGATGACAAATTTGGAAATTCAATCGCGAGTGCCAATGTTTGGGGCAACACCGGTGGAACTCGGATTACAAAATAACGATTTTGTGAATCGATTGAATGCAAATTCGATATATGCACCTATGTTCCAACGTGCTTTTGGAGATTCCTCTGCAAACGAACAAAACGTACGATTTGCCTTGGCGAGTTTCCAGCGGACGATGATTTCGGGAAATTCAAAGTTTGATCAGTATAACTTTCGAAACAATCGTAGCGCTCTGAATGCTTCTGAAATTCGGGGAATGAACTTATTTAATGGAGAACGAGCAGAATGTTTCCATTGTCACGGTGGGTTTAATTTTACTGACACTACATTTCATGGAAATTCCGGTTCACAAGAGTTTTTTTATCATAGTAATGGCATACATACGGATGCGTATTATGCATCTCTTCCGAATGATAAAAAAGGGTTATTTGATGTTACAGGAGATTCTGCCGATATAGGAAAATTTCGTGCTCCATCACTACGAAACATTGGTTTAACTTATCCCTATATGCATGATGGCACTTTTATGTGTGATGATGTTAATAATCCGAACAAAGCTGCCGGTACCGGAAAAACGAAACAAGATTGTGCGAGGGATGCATTAACAAAAGTGATCCAACATTATGAATCAGGTGGTGTCAGTCACACAGCTAAAAACACTACGTTGATTCGCCCTTTTACACTCAGTGCAACAGAGAGAGATGATATGGTAAATTTTCTTTTGGCCCTCACTGATAATGAGTTTTTGACCAATCCAAAGTTTGCGAGCCCCTTTTGA
- a CDS encoding LIC11086 family outer membrane transporter produces MKQSFLVFIFFLFSFSSIYSHHTGSSDSPNATARFVDPFTGKREKPTNYLVMTQDYYQSTRENSHLFTTTAFAEMNFFDGRFALNASVPWNYYQQRGREDAARIGKTYLGFKYQPFFDLDKPYFFVIEGSVGFPSGPDTDRFTGGNYYTGSGFIKLGYLYEKWSFVTKIGGLNPLSRPQPNNLQDNDGIPYYVRKPSASPPEPEYEFKKTTLISAYVTYYLMPEISLFTGLLYRNPYNGVDYSKEKDKANPSYFTEASAGFSWNFSEKYNMSLAYRYPLQRDREYRLYQSAWTFAFSMEWGSD; encoded by the coding sequence ATGAAACAAAGTTTTTTAGTATTCATATTTTTTCTGTTTTCTTTTTCTTCAATATATTCGCATCACACTGGTTCGTCGGATAGTCCAAATGCGACTGCGAGATTTGTGGATCCATTTACTGGAAAACGAGAAAAACCAACCAACTATCTGGTAATGACGCAAGATTATTACCAATCCACAAGGGAAAATAGTCATCTTTTTACAACGACAGCTTTTGCGGAGATGAATTTTTTTGATGGAAGGTTTGCTCTCAATGCTTCTGTACCTTGGAACTACTACCAACAAAGAGGAAGAGAGGATGCAGCACGAATTGGAAAAACTTATCTTGGTTTTAAATACCAACCTTTCTTTGATTTAGATAAACCTTACTTCTTTGTGATTGAAGGTTCGGTAGGATTTCCTAGTGGGCCTGATACCGACCGGTTTACCGGTGGAAATTATTATACGGGTTCTGGATTTATCAAACTTGGTTATTTGTATGAGAAGTGGTCCTTTGTGACTAAAATCGGAGGATTAAACCCTCTCTCGCGTCCACAACCAAACAACTTACAAGACAATGATGGAATTCCTTATTATGTTCGTAAACCATCGGCTTCCCCTCCGGAACCAGAATATGAATTCAAAAAAACCACACTCATTTCTGCGTATGTGACGTATTATTTGATGCCAGAGATTTCACTCTTTACGGGACTATTGTATCGCAATCCCTATAATGGTGTGGATTATTCCAAAGAGAAAGATAAAGCCAATCCATCGTATTTTACAGAGGCGAGTGCAGGGTTTTCTTGGAATTTTTCAGAAAAATACAATATGAGTTTGGCCTATCGTTACCCGTTGCAAAGGGATCGTGAGTATAGACTCTATCAATCTGCATGGACATTTGCCTTCTCTATGGAGTGGGGAAGCGATTGA